From Anaerohalosphaera lusitana, one genomic window encodes:
- a CDS encoding helix-turn-helix domain-containing protein, with product MCLYARDLSTSEGQQIQRILRSSKSRIKIRRGQVILASNQGYKVPAIAELVHYSPHHVRVIIKDFNQRGLKALEPKPRPGRPPEFTEDDKAIIAETAKCPPDLLDCPFKRWSLEKLREYLVQEKIVPTISIETLRTILHEKKVKLRRTKTWKECNDPDLKSKKN from the coding sequence ATGTGTCTGTACGCCAGAGACCTCAGTACCAGTGAAGGCCAGCAAATTCAGCGGATACTCCGCAGCAGCAAAAGCCGAATCAAGATTCGTCGCGGCCAAGTCATTCTTGCCTCTAACCAGGGCTATAAAGTTCCTGCTATCGCCGAGCTGGTTCACTATTCGCCGCACCATGTCAGGGTCATCATCAAAGACTTTAACCAACGCGGCCTTAAGGCGTTGGAGCCCAAGCCCCGGCCGGGAAGACCGCCGGAGTTTACCGAGGACGACAAGGCCATTATTGCCGAGACTGCAAAATGTCCGCCCGACCTTCTGGACTGCCCTTTTAAGCGGTGGTCACTGGAAAAACTGCGTGAATATCTTGTCCAGGAAAAGATCGTTCCTACGATCAGCATTGAAACACTCAGGACCATCCTGCATGAAAAGAAGGTCAAGCTCCGGCGGACAAAGACATGGAAAGAGTGCAACGACCCCGATCTCAAGTCTAAAAAAAACTGA
- a CDS encoding transposase: MEVRPQPGQNYCHTDHPKRLPATYTRKHGVQHWLAFYDVHQKKLWGYVRPRKRHQEFLEVLKLTRKKCPANQRIHLILDNFSPHRKDKVLRYCRENNIHLIWTPTNASWLNPIECQFTHVKEFVIRGTNYQNHHELKIALNRYVAYRNKKTQQKRNLDN; encoded by the coding sequence CTGGAGGTTCGTCCTCAGCCGGGCCAAAATTACTGTCATACCGACCATCCCAAGAGGCTGCCTGCGACCTATACCCGAAAACACGGCGTTCAGCACTGGCTGGCGTTTTACGATGTCCATCAGAAAAAGCTCTGGGGATATGTTCGGCCACGCAAGCGGCATCAGGAGTTCTTGGAAGTTTTGAAACTGACCAGGAAAAAGTGTCCGGCAAACCAGCGGATCCATCTGATACTGGACAATTTTTCGCCGCACCGCAAGGACAAGGTTCTGCGGTACTGTCGCGAGAACAATATTCATCTGATCTGGACGCCGACCAACGCATCATGGCTAAATCCTATCGAATGTCAGTTTACCCATGTTAAGGAATTCGTCATACGCGGAACTAATTATCAAAACCACCATGAGCTTAAAATCGCTCTGAATAGATACGTAGCATATCGCAATAAAAAAACTCAGCAAAAGCGAAACTTAGATAATTGA
- a CDS encoding helix-turn-helix domain-containing protein, whose translation MCLYARDLSTSEGQQIQRILRSSKSRIKIRRGQVILASNQGYKVPAIAELVHYSPHHVRAIIKDFNQRGLKALEPKPRPGRPPEFTEDDKAIIAETAKCPPDLLDCPFKRWSLEKLREYLVQEKIVPTISIETLRTILREKKVKLRRTKTWKECNDPNLKSKKN comes from the coding sequence ATGTGTCTGTACGCCAGAGACCTCAGTACCAGTGAAGGCCAGCAAATTCAGCGGATACTCCGCAGCAGCAAAAGCCGAATCAAGATTCGTCGCGGCCAAGTCATTCTTGCCTCTAACCAGGGCTATAAAGTTCCTGCTATCGCCGAGCTGGTTCACTATTCGCCGCACCATGTCAGGGCCATCATCAAAGACTTTAACCAACGCGGCCTTAAGGCGTTGGAGCCCAAGCCCCGGCCGGGAAGACCGCCGGAGTTTACCGAGGACGACAAGGCCATTATTGCCGAGACTGCAAAATGTCCGCCCGATCTTCTGGACTGCCCTTTTAAGCGGTGGTCCCTGGAAAAACTGCGTGAATATCTTGTCCAGGAAAAGATCGTTCCTACGATCAGCATTGAAACACTCAGGACCATCCTGCGTGAAAAGAAGGTCAAGCTCCGGCGGACAAAGACGTGGAAAGAGTGCAACGACCCCAATCTCAAGTCTAAAAAAAACTAA